The following proteins are co-located in the Rhodothermales bacterium genome:
- a CDS encoding DinB family protein, translating into MPHRHTANTLVATVDTAAAHLIQLDDATVRIRPAPEKWSIAEILGHLLDSAVNNHHRFIRAQQDDPLVFPRYEQDFWVEAQDFPGRPWGELVALWRLYNHHLAHVMRRVPADRLGVECRIGPYEPVTLGYLIEDYLTHLEHHLRQIEALAS; encoded by the coding sequence ATGCCTCACCGCCATACCGCGAACACCCTCGTCGCGACGGTCGACACCGCCGCCGCACACCTCATCCAGCTCGACGACGCCACGGTTCGCATCCGGCCGGCGCCGGAGAAATGGTCCATCGCCGAGATTCTCGGGCACCTGCTGGACTCCGCCGTCAACAACCACCACCGATTCATCCGGGCCCAGCAGGACGACCCGCTGGTTTTCCCGCGCTACGAGCAGGACTTCTGGGTCGAGGCCCAGGACTTCCCCGGACGCCCCTGGGGTGAACTCGTCGCGTTGTGGCGGCTCTACAACCACCACCTCGCCCACGTCATGCGCCGGGTGCCGGCGGACCGCCTGGGCGTGGAATGCCGTATCGGGCCGTACGAACCGGTCACCCTCGGCTATCTGATCGAGGACTACCTTACGCATCTGGAGCATCACCTGCGCCAGATCGAAGCGCTGGCGAGCTGA
- a CDS encoding NYN domain-containing protein gives MSVSDETKIMAVFCDFENVAIGVREADKAQFDIVKVLERLLLKGNIVVKKAYCDWQRYKDFKAAMHESSFELIEIPHVRQSGKNSADIRMVVDALDLCYTKEHVDTFVIVSGDSDFSPLVSKLRENNKTVIGVGVRHSTSDLLTANCDEFIFYDDLVQRDGRRTKKRAETRARKTAARGTKTKNEPVLDESKQEAMDLLVETYEALVEERGEQEKIWGSMVKQTLKRRKPGFSESHYGYRSFSELLEDAEKYKIVKLERDQKSGGYIIVDSLVS, from the coding sequence ATGTCCGTCTCCGACGAAACCAAGATCATGGCCGTTTTCTGCGACTTTGAAAACGTCGCGATCGGCGTTCGCGAGGCAGACAAGGCGCAGTTCGACATCGTGAAAGTCCTGGAGCGCCTGCTGCTCAAGGGCAATATTGTCGTCAAAAAGGCCTATTGCGACTGGCAGCGCTACAAGGATTTCAAGGCGGCGATGCACGAGTCCTCGTTTGAGCTGATCGAGATCCCGCACGTCCGGCAGTCCGGCAAGAACTCGGCGGATATCCGCATGGTGGTCGACGCGCTGGACCTGTGCTACACGAAGGAGCACGTCGATACCTTCGTCATCGTCAGCGGCGATTCGGATTTTTCGCCGCTCGTCAGCAAGCTGCGCGAGAATAACAAAACCGTGATCGGGGTGGGGGTGCGGCACTCGACGTCGGATCTGCTGACCGCCAACTGCGATGAGTTCATCTTTTACGACGACCTCGTGCAACGCGACGGCCGGCGCACCAAGAAGCGCGCCGAGACCAGGGCGCGCAAGACTGCCGCGCGGGGCACGAAGACCAAAAACGAGCCGGTGCTGGATGAGTCGAAGCAGGAGGCGATGGACTTGCTGGTAGAGACCTACGAAGCGCTGGTCGAGGAGCGCGGCGAACAGGAGAAGATCTGGGGATCGATGGTCAAGCAGACGCTGAAGCGCCGGAAGCCCGGTTTCTCCGAATCCCACTACGGCTACCGCTCGTTCAGCGAACTCCTGGAAGACGCCGAAAAATACAAGATCGTCAAGCTCGAGCGCGACCAGAAGTCGGGCGGGTACATCATCGTGGATTCGCTGGTGAGCTGA
- a CDS encoding choice-of-anchor B family protein: MRYLLVLVASLLVAPVSAQTMYTGLRPSGAGFGGVSAVGAGELFVGSAPVGWPEGDELPGSVYRYTRNSAGQWVEAGEFQAPDGRIGDVFGRAILVQDNMLVIGAPGLGAAYLYEKQADGSWSPSGVLKPTALPDGALFAGAVERAANRTSAIAMANGRIFVTAFDAERFSGQVHVFEKEHGMWMQDTVLKPDEALEGDAFGYALAAEGDRLVVGAWRAGDGTGSAYVFDYDAAAGVWKSTRIEASEEKSAQGYDVAIHGPHVLLGMPGVAGGAVRVMERSGDSWVESARVTAAAEEETPGRRPRGGFGGRVLVSGNDLMVGNRGGGTVHLFRAGSWEPAGELAAIDDRTADGFGMGLGLAGEVAVVGSPRADYEQGVALVFERDGATWTAANMLATSLTHMESITGGQIDCQDGEASLFDCDKVDLLSMLSVKDLSTERGVKLNDLWGWTDPETGKEYVIQGRTDGTVFVDISNPMSPVYLGELLRTEGSPGSTWRDIKVYKDHAFIVADGAGEHGVQIFDLRQLRNVNPAEAPVSFSETAHYAGVHSTHNIVINEETGFAYAVGNRAGGETCGGQLHMINIQDPTHPTFAGCYAQPSAGGTHDAQCVVYRGPDTQYAGHEVCFNSNGSSFIIADVTDKQNPATLAQVTYPDLAYTHQGWLSEDHRYFYMNDELDEMYGYVDSTRTLIWDVRELEDPILVKEFRLASGASDHNLYIRDNLMYQSNYLAGLRILDIADPLNPTEVARFDTVPYGDDIPGFGGSWSNYPYFKSGVIAVSSGNEGLFLVKKKDADI; the protein is encoded by the coding sequence ATGCGCTATCTCCTCGTCCTAGTTGCTTCGTTGCTGGTTGCTCCGGTTTCCGCCCAGACGATGTACACCGGCCTCCGGCCCTCCGGCGCCGGCTTCGGCGGTGTTTCGGCCGTCGGCGCTGGCGAACTGTTCGTCGGTTCCGCTCCGGTGGGATGGCCCGAGGGCGACGAATTGCCGGGATCGGTGTATCGCTATACCCGCAACAGCGCGGGGCAATGGGTCGAAGCCGGCGAGTTTCAGGCGCCGGACGGACGCATCGGCGACGTCTTCGGGCGGGCGATTCTCGTGCAGGATAACATGCTGGTCATCGGGGCGCCCGGGCTCGGCGCGGCCTATCTCTACGAGAAGCAGGCGGACGGCTCCTGGAGCCCGTCGGGCGTGCTCAAGCCGACCGCGCTGCCGGACGGCGCGCTCTTCGCCGGCGCCGTCGAACGCGCCGCCAACCGGACCAGCGCCATCGCCATGGCGAACGGTCGCATCTTCGTCACCGCGTTTGATGCCGAGCGCTTCAGCGGCCAGGTCCACGTCTTCGAAAAAGAACACGGGATGTGGATGCAGGACACGGTGCTCAAACCGGATGAGGCGCTGGAAGGCGACGCCTTCGGATACGCCCTGGCGGCCGAGGGCGACCGGCTGGTGGTCGGCGCGTGGCGCGCCGGCGACGGCACGGGCAGCGCCTATGTCTTCGACTATGATGCCGCTGCCGGTGTCTGGAAGTCCACGCGGATCGAGGCGAGCGAAGAGAAGAGCGCGCAGGGCTACGATGTGGCGATCCACGGCCCCCACGTGCTGCTGGGGATGCCGGGTGTCGCCGGCGGCGCGGTGCGGGTGATGGAGCGCTCGGGTGATAGCTGGGTGGAAAGCGCGCGGGTCACGGCCGCCGCCGAGGAGGAAACGCCGGGACGCCGGCCGCGCGGCGGCTTCGGCGGCCGCGTGCTCGTGTCCGGGAACGACCTGATGGTCGGTAATCGCGGCGGCGGGACGGTGCATCTCTTCCGGGCGGGCTCCTGGGAGCCGGCCGGCGAACTGGCCGCCATCGACGACCGCACCGCCGACGGCTTCGGGATGGGCCTCGGGCTGGCCGGCGAGGTGGCGGTCGTGGGATCGCCGCGGGCCGACTACGAGCAGGGCGTGGCGCTCGTGTTCGAGCGGGACGGGGCGACGTGGACGGCGGCGAACATGCTCGCGACGTCGCTCACCCACATGGAATCGATCACAGGCGGACAGATCGACTGCCAGGACGGCGAGGCCAGCCTCTTCGACTGCGACAAGGTCGACCTCCTCTCCATGCTCTCCGTCAAGGACCTCTCCACCGAGCGCGGCGTCAAGCTGAACGACCTGTGGGGGTGGACCGATCCGGAAACCGGCAAGGAATACGTCATCCAGGGCCGGACGGACGGGACGGTGTTCGTCGACATCAGCAACCCCATGTCGCCGGTCTACCTCGGCGAATTGCTGCGCACCGAGGGTTCGCCCGGTAGCACGTGGCGGGATATCAAGGTATACAAGGACCACGCCTTCATCGTGGCGGACGGCGCCGGCGAGCACGGCGTGCAGATCTTCGATCTGCGGCAGCTCCGGAACGTGAACCCCGCCGAGGCGCCGGTCTCGTTCTCCGAGACGGCTCACTACGCCGGCGTGCACAGCACGCACAACATCGTCATCAACGAAGAGACGGGCTTCGCCTACGCGGTGGGCAACCGCGCCGGCGGGGAGACCTGCGGCGGTCAGCTCCACATGATCAACATCCAGGACCCGACGCATCCGACGTTCGCCGGCTGCTATGCGCAGCCCAGCGCCGGTGGGACACACGACGCCCAGTGCGTGGTCTATCGGGGGCCGGATACGCAGTACGCCGGCCACGAGGTGTGCTTCAACTCGAACGGCTCCTCGTTCATCATCGCCGACGTGACCGACAAACAGAACCCGGCGACGCTCGCGCAGGTGACCTATCCGGACCTCGCCTACACCCATCAGGGGTGGCTCTCCGAAGATCACCGCTACTTCTACATGAATGACGAGCTGGATGAGATGTACGGCTACGTCGACAGCACGCGGACGCTGATCTGGGATGTGCGCGAACTCGAGGATCCGATCCTGGTCAAGGAATTCCGCCTCGCCTCTGGCGCCAGCGACCACAACCTGTACATCCGCGACAACCTGATGTACCAGTCGAACTACCTCGCCGGCCTGCGCATCCTCGACATCGCGGATCCGCTCAATCCGACGGAGGTCGCCCGGTTCGACACCGTTCCGTACGGGGACGACATTCCCGGCTTCGGCGGGTCCTGGAGCAACTATCCCTACTTCAAGAGCGGCGTCATCGCCGTCAGCAGCGGCAACGAGGGGCTGTTCCTGGTGAAGAAGAAGGATGCGGATATTTGA
- a CDS encoding GIY-YIG nuclease family protein yields MEGFHRSPGWGLAFSGKYESADEKTAHAGMPAGSETSGREKTRTRSCNTMPGFTYILASKPYGTLYIGVTNNLRRRLSEHRSPQNRGFSGRYAVHRLVWYEAFDDIRDAIDREKQLKKWYRSWKIALIEEVNPKWEDLAEDLL; encoded by the coding sequence GTGGAAGGTTTTCATCGGTCTCCGGGATGGGGTTTGGCGTTCAGTGGAAAGTATGAAAGCGCCGATGAAAAAACAGCACATGCAGGTATGCCGGCGGGAAGCGAAACGTCTGGAAGAGAAAAGACGCGCACCCGCTCCTGCAACACGATGCCGGGCTTCACCTATATCCTCGCCAGCAAACCCTACGGCACGTTATACATCGGAGTGACAAACAACCTGCGCCGCAGATTGTCCGAGCACCGATCGCCCCAAAACCGCGGTTTTTCCGGACGCTACGCGGTGCATCGCCTGGTCTGGTACGAGGCATTTGACGACATCAGGGATGCGATCGACCGGGAGAAGCAATTGAAGAAATGGTACCGATCATGGAAAATCGCCCTGATCGAGGAGGTGAATCCAAAGTGGGAGGATCTCGCGGAGGACCTGTTATGA
- a CDS encoding serine/threonine-protein kinase, with translation MDYWNRLEAILLAALELDDADRPGYLDQACAGDAALRQEIEDMLAAHEDAQALSIESRLLADRPEFPSPEALIGSHIGPYRIKQMLGEGGMGMVYLATRDDAHYTQDVALKLVRPGYQNAEIHARFRTERQVLARLTHPNIAALLDGGMSADGRPYLVMPYIEGTPITTYCDEQMLSIADRLRLFRTVCAAVQHAHQNLVVHRDLKPSNILVTRDGTVKLLDFGIAKLLDPEQLGVSVAVTRSELRLMTPDYAAPEQVRGSDVTTATDVYALGVLLYELLTGHSPYRIERRVRQEIERVILEEEPARPSAVVTEVRALTSSDGTTHSLQPAEISRSRRTSVARLRSALQQDLDNVVMMALRKEPERRYASAEQFSADIERYLEGRPVIAQKDTLGYRMRKFASRNRTALSLGAGALLILLALSTVTTYQALRLSRQSTALAAQRDRARDEADKARQTTDFLLNIFNKADPNVNEGTPVTAIDLLDEGTRQMRVEFVDQPDLRAELLLEMGRIYDEIGRYATGDSLIHEAIDVLRDLFGPEHRRYALGVSRLAMHHTLTGELADADSLYDIAIAIQNTLQGEDRNDLANTYMSLAVVRFEQRQFAVAESLFTVSLDIKRALFGDVHHSVMQVLNGLGGTLVAQQKTDEAEPVLREALAIADSLGLEKQLAVTATKNHLGALLIGRKEYPEAEVLFRETLAIRRELYEPGHPAIATAVNSLAVALQNQYKFDEAEPLFAESVEIQRKVPGPRLGFALRNFAMLRRDQKRWDEAEALFKEAMDVLVEQFGPDHAQVQLTQSRLEESYRMRKEDQGG, from the coding sequence ATGGATTACTGGAACAGACTCGAAGCCATCCTCCTCGCCGCACTCGAACTCGATGACGCCGATCGGCCCGGCTATCTCGATCAGGCCTGCGCCGGCGACGCCGCGCTTCGACAGGAAATCGAGGACATGCTCGCGGCCCACGAAGACGCGCAGGCCCTCTCGATCGAGAGCCGCCTGCTCGCCGATCGCCCCGAATTCCCTTCCCCCGAAGCCCTCATCGGATCCCACATAGGCCCCTACCGCATCAAACAGATGCTCGGCGAAGGCGGCATGGGGATGGTCTACCTCGCCACCCGCGACGACGCCCACTACACGCAGGATGTGGCGCTCAAGCTCGTCCGCCCCGGCTACCAGAACGCGGAGATCCACGCGCGCTTCCGGACGGAGCGGCAGGTCCTCGCGCGGCTGACGCACCCGAACATCGCCGCGCTGCTCGACGGCGGGATGAGCGCCGACGGCCGGCCGTATCTGGTGATGCCGTACATCGAAGGGACGCCGATCACCACCTACTGCGACGAGCAAATGCTGTCGATCGCCGACCGGCTCCGGCTCTTCCGCACCGTCTGCGCCGCCGTCCAGCACGCCCACCAGAACCTGGTGGTGCACCGCGACCTCAAGCCGTCCAACATCCTCGTCACACGCGACGGCACGGTGAAGCTGCTCGACTTCGGGATCGCCAAGCTGCTCGATCCGGAACAACTCGGCGTCTCGGTCGCCGTCACGCGTTCCGAACTGCGCCTCATGACGCCCGACTATGCGGCCCCCGAACAGGTCCGGGGCAGCGACGTGACCACGGCGACGGACGTCTACGCCCTCGGCGTGCTGCTGTACGAGCTCCTCACCGGCCATTCGCCCTATCGGATCGAGCGGCGCGTGCGGCAGGAGATCGAGCGCGTCATCCTGGAGGAAGAGCCGGCGCGCCCCAGCGCGGTGGTCACGGAAGTCCGCGCCCTCACCTCGTCCGACGGAACGACCCACAGCCTCCAGCCCGCCGAGATCAGCCGTTCGCGCCGCACCTCGGTGGCCCGCCTCCGCAGCGCCCTGCAGCAGGACCTCGACAACGTGGTCATGATGGCGCTGCGCAAGGAGCCGGAACGCCGCTACGCCTCGGCGGAGCAGTTCTCGGCAGACATCGAGCGGTACCTCGAGGGCCGGCCGGTCATCGCCCAGAAGGACACCCTCGGGTACCGGATGCGCAAGTTCGCCTCCCGCAACCGCACCGCGCTGAGCCTGGGCGCCGGCGCGCTGCTCATCCTCCTGGCGCTCAGCACGGTGACGACCTACCAGGCGCTGCGGCTATCCCGCCAGTCGACGGCCCTCGCCGCCCAGCGCGACCGCGCCCGCGACGAGGCCGACAAGGCGCGCCAGACGACCGATTTCCTCCTGAACATCTTCAACAAGGCCGATCCCAACGTCAACGAGGGCACGCCCGTCACCGCGATCGACCTGCTCGACGAAGGCACCCGGCAGATGCGCGTGGAGTTTGTGGATCAGCCCGACCTCAGGGCCGAGCTGCTGCTGGAAATGGGGCGTATCTACGATGAGATCGGACGTTATGCGACGGGCGACTCGCTCATTCACGAGGCGATCGACGTGCTGCGCGACCTGTTCGGTCCGGAACACCGCCGTTACGCGCTCGGCGTATCCCGCCTCGCCATGCACCACACCCTGACGGGCGAACTCGCTGATGCCGACTCGCTGTACGACATCGCCATCGCCATCCAGAACACGCTGCAAGGAGAAGATCGGAACGATCTCGCCAATACGTACATGTCGCTCGCAGTCGTCCGCTTCGAGCAGCGGCAGTTTGCGGTCGCGGAGTCGTTGTTCACGGTTTCACTGGACATCAAACGCGCCCTCTTCGGCGACGTGCATCACTCGGTGATGCAGGTGCTCAACGGCCTGGGCGGCACCCTGGTGGCCCAGCAGAAGACGGACGAGGCCGAGCCCGTCCTCCGCGAGGCCCTGGCGATCGCGGACAGCCTGGGGCTGGAAAAACAGCTGGCCGTGACGGCCACCAAGAACCACCTCGGCGCCCTCCTGATCGGACGCAAGGAATACCCCGAGGCCGAGGTGCTCTTCCGCGAGACCCTGGCCATCCGGCGCGAGTTGTACGAACCCGGACATCCGGCCATCGCCACGGCCGTCAATTCGCTGGCCGTGGCGCTGCAGAACCAGTACAAGTTCGATGAAGCCGAGCCGCTTTTTGCCGAATCCGTCGAGATCCAGCGCAAGGTGCCCGGCCCCCGCCTGGGCTTCGCGCTCCGGAATTTCGCGATGCTCCGACGGGACCAGAAGCGGTGGGACGAGGCCGAAGCCCTCTTCAAGGAGGCGATGGACGTGCTGGTCGAGCAATTCGGGCCCGACCACGCCCAGGTCCAGCTGACGCAGAGCCGGCTGGAAGAGTCCTACCGCATGCGGAAGGAGGATCAGGGCGGATGA
- a CDS encoding Gfo/Idh/MocA family oxidoreductase, which yields MKTFHINRRRFLQSASASLAYSMLGARGLDAIYPVAPRKVGLIGTGWYGKSDLFRLMQVSDIDVVSICDPDKNQLSAAADLIATRQKSGNKPQTYGDYRTMLAQHEFDIVLVGTPDHWHALPTIDAIRAGAHVFVQKPVSVDVIEGEAMLAAARKYNKVVQVGTQRRSTPHLIEAKERFVESGMLGEISHVEMCCYYHMRANRAPELEPVPDFFDYEMWAGPAPKRPYDGLPHRGWWRAMMEYSNGIMGDMCVHMYDAVRWTLNLGWPDRITSTGGIYVQKESKATTSDTQHAVFEHNELNCVWQHRSWGTPADPEYPWSYKIYGDKGTLAASPQKYTFIPDGRGERIDQECLFEREQYPEDLTEKDIELFAAPAMRRHMIDFLAAIDDGGRPVADIEQGHISSASCIMANVSMGLGGRPLVYDPVTRTVVGDPEATHKLRRPYRGPWEHPEPTTV from the coding sequence ATGAAAACCTTCCACATCAACCGACGCCGATTTCTGCAGTCCGCTTCCGCCTCGCTGGCCTACTCCATGCTGGGCGCCCGAGGGCTCGACGCCATCTATCCGGTCGCCCCGCGCAAGGTGGGCTTGATCGGGACCGGCTGGTACGGCAAGAGCGATCTCTTCCGGTTGATGCAGGTGAGCGACATCGACGTGGTGTCCATCTGTGATCCGGATAAAAACCAGCTTTCCGCCGCCGCCGATCTCATCGCGACGCGCCAGAAATCGGGCAATAAGCCGCAGACCTATGGCGACTACCGGACGATGCTGGCCCAGCACGAGTTCGATATCGTCCTCGTCGGCACGCCGGATCACTGGCACGCGCTGCCGACGATCGATGCGATCCGCGCCGGCGCGCACGTCTTCGTCCAGAAACCCGTCAGTGTGGATGTGATCGAAGGCGAGGCCATGCTGGCCGCGGCGCGCAAATACAACAAGGTGGTGCAGGTAGGCACCCAGCGCCGCAGCACCCCCCACCTGATCGAGGCGAAGGAGCGGTTTGTCGAGTCCGGCATGCTCGGGGAGATCTCGCACGTCGAGATGTGCTGCTACTACCACATGCGCGCCAACCGCGCGCCGGAGCTGGAGCCGGTGCCCGACTTCTTCGACTACGAGATGTGGGCCGGCCCCGCGCCCAAGCGTCCATACGACGGCCTCCCGCACCGCGGCTGGTGGCGCGCGATGATGGAGTACAGCAACGGCATCATGGGCGACATGTGCGTCCACATGTACGATGCCGTCCGCTGGACCCTCAACCTGGGCTGGCCGGACCGCATCACGTCCACGGGCGGGATCTACGTCCAGAAAGAGTCCAAGGCGACGACGTCGGATACCCAGCACGCCGTCTTCGAGCACAACGAATTGAACTGCGTCTGGCAACACCGCAGCTGGGGGACGCCGGCCGATCCGGAATACCCCTGGTCGTACAAGATCTACGGCGACAAGGGGACGCTGGCGGCCAGCCCGCAGAAATACACGTTCATCCCGGACGGACGCGGCGAGCGCATCGATCAGGAATGCCTCTTCGAGCGCGAGCAGTATCCGGAAGATCTCACCGAAAAAGACATCGAGCTTTTCGCCGCGCCGGCGATGCGCCGGCACATGATCGATTTCCTCGCCGCCATCGACGACGGCGGCCGGCCCGTGGCCGACATCGAGCAGGGCCACATTTCGTCGGCCAGCTGCATCATGGCGAATGTGTCCATGGGCCTCGGCGGGCGCCCGCTCGTCTACGATCCGGTGACGCGGACGGTGGTCGGAGATCCGGAGGCGACGCACAAGCTGCGCCGGCCGTACCGCGGCCCCTGGGAGCACCCCGAGCCGACGACGGTCTGA
- a CDS encoding multidrug efflux SMR transporter yields the protein MHWALLTIAIILDIVGTVALKMSDGCSHPGPTLTMVACFFFSLVALAGAVKSIDLGLAYALWAGVGTAVTVLVGIWMFKEPVTALKVVSLGLIILGIVGLNLAQD from the coding sequence ATGCACTGGGCATTACTTACCATCGCCATCATACTGGATATCGTGGGCACGGTGGCACTCAAAATGTCGGATGGCTGTTCGCATCCGGGACCCACGCTCACCATGGTGGCGTGTTTTTTCTTTTCGCTGGTAGCGCTTGCAGGCGCGGTGAAGTCGATCGATCTGGGCCTGGCCTATGCACTCTGGGCCGGCGTGGGGACGGCGGTGACCGTCCTCGTGGGGATCTGGATGTTCAAGGAGCCGGTGACGGCGCTGAAGGTGGTTTCCCTGGGGTTGATCATCCTCGGCATCGTCGGACTCAATCTCGCGCAGGACTGA
- a CDS encoding ECF-type sigma factor: MPSNGQITALLQRYKAGDEEALESIVPIMYDELYEVARQHMQREFRKGHTLSATALVNEAYLKLARQHDLDASHRCDFMAIASRTMRNILVDHARSKKRLKRGAGQAALPLDEAAFQLTDQEASEVLELDAAIDRLAALNERASEVVQFRFYGGLTVEETAEVMNISERSVQRAWTVAKAWLRKEVSQHIG; this comes from the coding sequence ATGCCGTCAAACGGACAGATCACCGCACTCCTGCAGCGCTACAAGGCCGGCGATGAAGAGGCGCTGGAAAGCATCGTACCCATCATGTACGATGAGCTTTACGAGGTCGCCCGCCAGCACATGCAGCGCGAGTTCCGCAAGGGCCATACCCTGAGCGCGACGGCGCTCGTGAACGAGGCTTATCTGAAGCTGGCCCGTCAGCACGACCTCGACGCGTCCCACCGGTGCGATTTCATGGCGATCGCGAGCCGGACGATGCGCAACATCCTCGTCGATCACGCCCGCTCCAAAAAGCGCCTCAAGCGCGGCGCCGGCCAGGCCGCCCTGCCGCTCGACGAGGCCGCGTTCCAGCTCACCGACCAGGAGGCCTCGGAAGTCCTCGAACTCGACGCGGCGATAGACCGCCTCGCGGCCCTCAACGAGCGGGCGAGCGAGGTCGTCCAGTTCCGGTTCTATGGCGGGCTCACGGTGGAGGAGACGGCGGAGGTGATGAACATCTCCGAACGCTCGGTGCAGCGGGCCTGGACGGTGGCCAAAGCGTGGCTTCGAAAGGAAGTATCGCAACATATCGGCTGA